In Methylococcus geothermalis, one genomic interval encodes:
- a CDS encoding right-handed parallel beta-helix repeat-containing protein produces MNDGKRQVRQVGGISRIGPRSGAILVLLASLAEPALAKRVYCPTNLQSELDAIKPGGTLEISGTCVGHFVVWKNVELQGKDTAPTLFGAGSGTVLTILGAANKVKLKNLTITGGGGVGDGAGILNYGHLTLVGSMVVGNNAVNHGGGIYNYGTTTLKQSQVTGNSAGLDGAGIYNNSSASGWGTLSLYGSEVTGNKAGGGGGGIYSFGSAYLKNSVLNGNQAGGDGGGLKSAQGSITTVTGSVITGNIAASNGGVSGTITFQGKQSTISGNLPDGP; encoded by the coding sequence ATGAATGATGGAAAGCGCCAGGTGAGACAGGTCGGTGGAATATCAAGGATAGGGCCCCGGTCCGGGGCGATCCTCGTCCTCCTGGCGTCGCTGGCCGAACCCGCCCTGGCCAAGCGGGTGTATTGTCCGACCAATCTCCAATCCGAGCTGGATGCCATCAAGCCGGGTGGTACCTTGGAGATATCCGGAACCTGCGTCGGCCATTTCGTGGTCTGGAAAAACGTCGAACTTCAAGGCAAAGACACGGCTCCGACCCTGTTCGGAGCCGGCAGCGGCACGGTGCTGACCATCCTGGGAGCGGCCAACAAGGTCAAGCTCAAGAATCTCACCATCACTGGTGGCGGCGGCGTTGGCGATGGCGCCGGGATTCTCAATTACGGCCACCTCACGCTGGTCGGTTCGATGGTCGTGGGGAACAACGCCGTGAATCACGGCGGCGGCATTTACAATTACGGCACGACCACCCTGAAGCAGTCGCAGGTCACCGGAAACAGCGCCGGCCTGGATGGCGCCGGTATCTACAACAACAGTTCCGCCTCGGGTTGGGGAACCCTCTCCCTGTACGGGTCCGAGGTGACCGGCAATAAGGCCGGCGGTGGTGGCGGTGGGATTTACAGCTTCGGTTCCGCCTATCTCAAGAATTCCGTGCTGAACGGCAACCAGGCCGGCGGAGACGGCGGCGGACTCAAGAGTGCCCAGGGCTCGATAACCACGGTCACCGGTTCCGTGATCACCGGAAACATCGCGGCCAGCAATGGCGGGGTGTCGGGCACCATCACCTTCCAAGGGAAGCAGTCGACGATCAGCGGCAATCTGCCCGACGGTCCCTGA
- a CDS encoding ComEA family DNA-binding protein, translated as MEKLFALFVLMFFSIAAWAEPLDINTATAEEIAATMTGVGKAKAEAIVKEREAHGNFKSVDDLKRVKGIKEGILSKNRDKITVKSDGAASPASAAAATPAPAGTTAPAAVKPPH; from the coding sequence ATGGAAAAGCTGTTCGCTTTGTTTGTGCTCATGTTTTTCAGCATTGCAGCCTGGGCCGAGCCCCTGGACATCAACACCGCGACCGCCGAGGAAATTGCCGCGACGATGACCGGCGTGGGAAAAGCCAAGGCAGAGGCCATCGTGAAGGAGCGGGAGGCTCACGGCAATTTCAAGTCGGTGGACGATCTGAAGCGCGTCAAGGGAATCAAGGAAGGCATTCTGTCCAAGAATCGCGACAAGATTACCGTCAAAAGCGATGGGGCCGCGTCACCGGCTTCCGCTGCTGCAGCCACGCCTGCTCCGGCCGGGACCACGGCGCCCGCAGCGGTAAAGCCGCCCCATTGA
- a CDS encoding dihydroorotate dehydrogenase-like protein yields the protein MDLNTTYMGLALKHPVVASASPLSESLHGIRRLEDGGVAAVVLFSLFEEQIRHENEVFSQRMASGSESFAESLSYFPAPADYHAGPERYLDLIRRAVEAVDIPVIASLNCVSDEGWIDYARQIEQAGARGLELNIYGIQTDPAVSGSDIEQRHVDILTAVKSAVRIPVALKLSPFFSAMAHMAKRLEQAGADALVLFNRFYQPDVDVEQLEVVPSLELSNPGEIRLPLLWIAVLHGRIAPSLGATTGVASAGEVIKYLLAGADAVMTTSALLRHGPSYATVLVKGLEHWMEAHGFASLALLKGSMSHGRLADSSAYERANYIKVLESFQIPPALNGTWQGAA from the coding sequence ATGGACCTCAACACAACCTATATGGGACTGGCCTTGAAACATCCCGTCGTCGCCTCGGCCTCCCCGCTTTCGGAAAGCCTCCACGGCATCAGGCGGCTGGAAGACGGGGGCGTCGCAGCCGTCGTTCTGTTTTCCTTGTTTGAGGAGCAGATCCGGCATGAAAACGAGGTATTCTCCCAACGGATGGCCTCGGGCAGCGAAAGCTTCGCCGAATCATTGAGCTATTTTCCGGCGCCCGCCGATTATCACGCCGGACCGGAGCGCTACCTCGACCTGATCCGGCGGGCGGTGGAAGCCGTCGACATTCCGGTCATCGCCAGCTTGAACTGCGTGAGCGACGAAGGCTGGATCGACTACGCGCGACAAATCGAACAGGCCGGCGCACGGGGGCTGGAGCTGAACATCTACGGCATCCAGACCGATCCCGCCGTGTCCGGCAGCGACATCGAACAGCGCCATGTGGACATCCTCACCGCCGTGAAGTCGGCGGTGCGCATCCCGGTCGCCTTGAAGCTCAGCCCGTTTTTCAGCGCCATGGCCCACATGGCCAAGCGCCTGGAACAGGCCGGCGCCGACGCGCTGGTGCTGTTCAACCGCTTCTACCAGCCCGACGTCGACGTCGAGCAGCTGGAGGTCGTCCCGTCGCTGGAACTGAGCAATCCCGGAGAAATACGTCTGCCCCTGCTCTGGATCGCCGTGCTGCACGGCAGAATCGCTCCTTCGCTGGGCGCCACGACCGGGGTTGCCAGCGCCGGCGAGGTCATCAAATATCTGCTTGCCGGCGCGGACGCCGTCATGACGACCTCGGCGCTGCTGCGGCACGGACCCAGCTATGCCACGGTACTCGTGAAAGGGCTCGAACACTGGATGGAGGCGCACGGTTTCGCCTCCCTCGCCCTGCTCAAGGGCAGCATGAGCCACGGCCGGCTCGCGGATTCCAGCGCCTACGAACGCGCCAACTACATCAAGGTGCTGGAGTCCTTTCAAATCCCTCCCGCCCTGAACGGAACATGGCAAGGCGCGGCCTGA
- the nifJ gene encoding pyruvate:ferredoxin (flavodoxin) oxidoreductase: MHPTTETTLEGNEAVAYIAYRINEVCAIYPITPSSTMAELADQWAAEGKTNIWGNVPMVVEMQSEGGAAGAVHGALQTGALTTTFTASQGLLLMIPNMYKIAGELTPTVFHVAARSLAAQGLSIFGDHSDVAAVRPTGFAQLASSSVQEAHDMALLAQAASLESRIPFVHFFDGFRTSHEVNKLNLIADEDIRAMIDPARVREHRGRAMNPDNPFIRGTAQNPDVYFQGRETVNPFYARLPEIVQAQFDKFAGLTGRQYRLFDYFGDPQAERVAVVMGSGALTLRETVAFLWRRGEKVGVVQVRLALPFSAPHFLAALPGSVRAIAVLDRLKLPGSTGEPLYTDVVTALAEGGSPVRVIGGRYGLSSKEFTPAMAKAVLDELDKDAPKNHFTIGIRDDVSHTSLDYDERFEIEPDDVVRALFFGLGADGTVGANKNSIKIIGESTPLHAQGYFVYDSKKSGSRTVSHVRFGPRPIESPYLIRSAGFIGCHQFNFVAKIDVLEHARKGAVFLLNSPYGPNEVWDRLPRTVQESIIEKGIAFYVIDASKVAAESGMGGRTNTVMQTCFFAISGVLPREEAIERIKASIRKTYGKKGEDVVKKNFAAVDHTLAHLYRVEVPARANSHLAMPPPVPPEAPDFVQRVTAAMMAGAGDALPVSALPVDGTYPSGTTRWEKRNISDSVPAWEPDICIQCGNCSFVCPHSVIRSKFYPESQLENAPCGFKSAPINARGFPETRYTLQFYVEDCTGCGLCVEVCPARSPREPGVKAINMRPKAPRLEQERASIRFFEQLPVNDRSRVDFSSVRGAQFLEPLFEFSGACAGCGETPYVRLLSQLFGDRLLVANATGCSSIYGGNLPTTPWTKNAEGRGPAWSNSLFEDNAEFGLGFRLSADKHLALARQRLGELGQQLPAGLVAEILNAPQLTESEIRRQRLRVAELKALLQRIDCDAAKDLLSVADHLVRRSIWIVGGDGWAYDIGSAGLDHVLASGRDVNVLVLDTEVYSNTGGQMSKSTPLGAVAKFAAAGKPVAKKDVALQAIAYGNVYVARIAMGANPQQALLALREAEAYPGPSLVLAYSHCIAHGIDMRQGLKQQDLAAASGHWPLIRYNPMLRQSDRNPFVLDSPRPRIRLKDYAMNELRYQMLARAHPAESEHLMALAQQVVDQKWETYEEMASRTGAHFHPDASLKTQ, translated from the coding sequence ATGCATCCGACCACGGAAACCACGCTCGAGGGCAACGAGGCGGTGGCTTACATCGCCTACCGGATCAATGAGGTCTGCGCGATCTATCCGATCACGCCCTCCTCCACCATGGCCGAACTGGCCGACCAGTGGGCGGCCGAGGGCAAAACCAACATCTGGGGCAACGTGCCGATGGTGGTGGAGATGCAAAGCGAAGGCGGGGCGGCCGGCGCGGTGCACGGCGCGCTGCAGACAGGCGCCTTGACCACCACCTTCACCGCCTCGCAGGGGCTCTTGCTGATGATCCCGAACATGTACAAGATCGCCGGCGAGCTCACCCCTACGGTGTTCCATGTCGCGGCCCGCTCGCTCGCCGCCCAGGGCTTGTCCATCTTCGGTGACCATTCCGACGTCGCCGCCGTGCGCCCCACCGGCTTCGCCCAGCTCGCCTCCAGTTCGGTGCAGGAGGCGCACGACATGGCCCTGCTGGCCCAGGCCGCTAGCCTGGAATCGCGGATTCCGTTCGTGCATTTCTTCGACGGCTTCCGGACCTCGCACGAGGTCAACAAGCTGAACCTGATCGCCGACGAAGACATCCGCGCCATGATCGATCCCGCCAGGGTCCGCGAGCATCGGGGGCGGGCGATGAATCCCGACAACCCCTTCATCCGCGGCACCGCCCAGAACCCGGACGTCTATTTCCAGGGCCGGGAGACCGTCAACCCGTTCTATGCCCGCTTGCCCGAAATCGTGCAGGCGCAGTTCGACAAATTCGCCGGACTCACCGGCCGGCAGTACCGCTTGTTCGATTACTTCGGCGACCCGCAGGCCGAGCGGGTGGCGGTGGTGATGGGCTCCGGTGCGCTCACCCTGCGCGAAACCGTAGCCTTCCTGTGGCGGCGGGGCGAGAAGGTCGGCGTGGTGCAGGTACGCCTTGCTCTGCCCTTCTCCGCGCCCCATTTTTTGGCCGCGCTGCCGGGGAGCGTCCGGGCCATCGCGGTGCTGGACCGGCTCAAGCTGCCGGGTTCCACCGGCGAGCCGCTCTACACCGATGTCGTCACCGCGCTGGCGGAAGGCGGCTCTCCCGTCCGTGTCATCGGCGGCCGCTATGGTCTCTCGTCCAAGGAGTTCACCCCGGCCATGGCCAAGGCGGTGTTGGACGAACTCGACAAAGACGCACCCAAGAACCACTTCACCATCGGGATCCGCGACGACGTCTCCCACACCAGCCTGGACTACGACGAGCGGTTCGAGATCGAGCCGGACGACGTGGTGCGCGCCCTGTTCTTCGGCCTGGGCGCCGACGGCACCGTGGGCGCCAACAAGAACAGCATCAAGATCATCGGCGAATCCACCCCGCTGCACGCCCAAGGCTACTTCGTCTACGACTCGAAGAAATCCGGCTCGCGCACCGTCTCCCACGTGCGCTTCGGACCCCGGCCGATCGAGTCGCCCTATCTGATCCGCTCGGCCGGCTTCATCGGCTGCCACCAGTTCAACTTCGTGGCGAAGATCGACGTGCTGGAGCATGCCCGCAAGGGCGCGGTGTTCCTGCTCAACAGCCCGTATGGGCCGAACGAGGTGTGGGACCGTCTGCCCCGTACCGTCCAAGAAAGCATCATCGAGAAGGGCATCGCCTTCTACGTCATAGACGCCTCGAAAGTCGCCGCGGAATCCGGCATGGGCGGCCGCACCAACACCGTCATGCAGACCTGCTTCTTCGCCATCTCCGGCGTGCTGCCGCGCGAGGAGGCGATCGAGCGAATCAAGGCCTCGATCCGCAAGACCTACGGCAAGAAAGGCGAGGACGTGGTCAAAAAGAACTTCGCCGCCGTGGACCATACCCTGGCGCATCTGTACCGGGTGGAGGTGCCGGCGCGAGCCAACAGCCACCTGGCGATGCCGCCGCCCGTGCCGCCCGAGGCGCCGGACTTCGTCCAGCGGGTGACGGCGGCCATGATGGCCGGGGCCGGCGATGCCCTGCCGGTGTCCGCCCTGCCGGTCGACGGCACCTACCCCTCCGGCACGACCCGCTGGGAGAAGCGCAACATCTCCGATTCGGTCCCCGCGTGGGAACCGGACATCTGCATCCAGTGCGGCAACTGCAGCTTCGTCTGCCCGCACAGCGTCATCCGCTCCAAGTTCTACCCGGAATCGCAACTGGAAAATGCGCCCTGCGGCTTCAAGTCCGCCCCCATCAACGCGCGCGGCTTCCCGGAAACCCGCTACACCTTGCAGTTCTACGTGGAAGATTGCACCGGCTGCGGCCTCTGTGTGGAGGTCTGCCCGGCGCGCAGCCCGCGCGAGCCGGGCGTCAAGGCCATCAACATGCGGCCGAAAGCCCCGCGCCTGGAGCAGGAGCGTGCCAGCATCCGTTTCTTCGAGCAACTGCCCGTCAACGACCGCTCGCGGGTAGACTTCTCGTCGGTGCGCGGCGCCCAGTTTCTGGAGCCGCTGTTCGAGTTTTCCGGCGCCTGCGCCGGCTGCGGGGAAACGCCTTACGTGCGCCTCTTGTCCCAGTTGTTCGGCGACCGACTGCTGGTGGCCAACGCCACCGGCTGCTCCTCGATCTACGGCGGCAACCTGCCGACCACGCCCTGGACCAAGAACGCGGAAGGCCGCGGCCCGGCCTGGTCGAACTCGCTGTTCGAGGACAATGCCGAATTCGGCTTAGGCTTCCGGCTCAGCGCCGACAAGCATCTGGCCCTCGCCCGCCAGCGCCTGGGGGAACTCGGGCAACAGCTTCCGGCCGGGCTGGTCGCCGAGATACTGAATGCGCCGCAACTCACCGAATCCGAGATCCGCCGCCAGCGCCTGCGCGTCGCCGAACTCAAAGCCCTGCTGCAACGCATCGACTGCGATGCCGCCAAGGACCTGCTGTCGGTAGCCGACCATCTGGTCCGGCGCAGCATCTGGATCGTCGGCGGCGATGGCTGGGCCTACGACATCGGCTCGGCGGGGCTCGACCACGTCCTCGCCAGCGGCCGGGACGTCAACGTGCTGGTGCTGGACACCGAGGTGTATTCCAACACCGGCGGCCAGATGTCGAAATCCACCCCGCTCGGCGCCGTCGCCAAATTCGCCGCCGCCGGCAAGCCGGTCGCCAAGAAGGACGTGGCGCTGCAGGCCATCGCCTACGGCAACGTGTATGTGGCCCGGATCGCCATGGGAGCCAATCCCCAGCAGGCATTGCTGGCGCTGCGCGAGGCCGAGGCCTATCCCGGCCCCTCGCTGGTCCTGGCCTACAGCCACTGCATCGCCCACGGCATCGACATGCGGCAAGGCCTGAAGCAGCAGGACCTGGCTGCCGCCAGCGGGCATTGGCCGCTGATCCGCTACAACCCGATGCTGCGGCAATCCGACCGCAACCCCTTCGTACTGGACTCGCCCCGCCCCCGCATCCGGCTCAAGGACTATGCTATGAACGAGCTACGCTACCAGATGCTGGCCCGCGCCCACCCGGCGGAAAGCGAACATTTGATGGCGCTGGCCCAGCAGGTGGTCGACCAGAAATGGGAAACCTACGAGGAAATGGCGAGCCGGACCGGCGCCCACTTCCATCCCGATGCCAGCCTCAAGACCCAATGA
- a CDS encoding NAD(P)-binding protein, with the protein MSGPKFSDITHPADLGGHGKGTGPVRRQRPIYVDLLPPCNHACPAGENIQAWLAEAQAGRYRHAWQILMRDNPMPAVHGRVCYHPCESHCNRNEVDESVSIHAVERFLGDLALRDGWEAEIEAPPSGRRVLVIGAGPSGLSAAYHLARLGHEVEIHEAGPKAGGMMHFGIPAYRLPRHELEQEIQRIERMGVKIGLNRRVDDVLEEKTAGRFDAVFLAIGAHLSKRVEIPSRDAGKILDAVSFLRQAASGDPPKLGRRVAIYGGGNTAMDAARTAKRLGAEEALIIYRRDREHMPAHPFEADEALEEGVKINWLRSIKQIDETHIQVEVMRIDEQGYPQPTGKFETLEADALILALGQDTDTAFLHKIPGMRFKDDGTVLVDANMMTGKPGIFAGGDMVPSERTVAVAVGHGKKAARHIDAYLRGSAYVPPPKHPIVGFDKLHVWYLTEADQRKQPQLDPALRAYGFDEVVQGLSESEALFEARRCFSCGNCFECDGCYGACPEQAIVKLGPGKRYRYDYDRCTGCAVCYEQCPCHAIEMISEPGA; encoded by the coding sequence CCAGGCCTGGCTGGCGGAAGCCCAAGCCGGGCGCTACCGGCATGCCTGGCAGATCCTGATGCGGGACAACCCGATGCCGGCGGTGCATGGCCGGGTCTGCTACCACCCCTGCGAATCCCATTGCAACCGCAACGAAGTGGACGAATCCGTGAGCATCCACGCGGTCGAACGTTTCCTGGGCGACCTCGCCCTGCGGGATGGCTGGGAAGCGGAGATCGAGGCGCCGCCCAGCGGCCGGCGGGTGCTGGTGATCGGCGCCGGCCCCAGCGGGCTGTCCGCCGCCTATCATCTCGCCCGCCTGGGCCATGAGGTCGAGATCCACGAGGCAGGCCCCAAGGCGGGCGGCATGATGCATTTCGGCATCCCCGCCTACCGCCTGCCGCGCCACGAGCTGGAACAGGAAATCCAGCGCATCGAACGCATGGGGGTCAAGATCGGGCTCAACCGCCGGGTCGACGACGTGCTCGAAGAAAAGACGGCGGGCCGCTTCGACGCCGTCTTCCTCGCCATCGGCGCGCACCTGAGCAAGCGGGTCGAGATCCCTTCCCGCGACGCCGGCAAGATTCTCGATGCCGTCAGTTTCCTGCGCCAGGCCGCCAGCGGCGATCCACCGAAGCTGGGGCGCCGGGTCGCGATCTATGGCGGCGGCAACACGGCCATGGACGCCGCCCGCACCGCCAAGCGCCTGGGCGCGGAAGAGGCCCTGATCATCTACCGCCGCGACCGCGAGCACATGCCGGCCCATCCGTTCGAAGCCGACGAGGCGCTGGAGGAAGGCGTCAAGATCAACTGGCTGCGAAGCATCAAGCAGATCGACGAGACCCACATCCAGGTCGAAGTCATGCGTATCGACGAGCAAGGCTATCCGCAGCCGACCGGGAAATTCGAGACCCTGGAAGCCGACGCCCTGATCCTCGCCCTGGGGCAGGACACCGACACCGCCTTCCTGCACAAGATTCCCGGCATGCGCTTCAAGGACGACGGCACGGTGCTGGTGGACGCCAACATGATGACCGGCAAGCCGGGCATCTTCGCCGGCGGCGACATGGTGCCCAGCGAGCGCACCGTCGCCGTGGCGGTCGGCCACGGCAAGAAAGCGGCTCGCCACATCGACGCCTATCTGCGAGGATCGGCGTATGTTCCGCCGCCCAAACATCCCATCGTCGGCTTCGACAAGCTGCACGTCTGGTATCTGACCGAGGCCGACCAGCGCAAGCAACCCCAGCTCGATCCGGCCCTTCGGGCCTACGGCTTCGACGAGGTCGTGCAGGGGCTGAGCGAATCCGAGGCGCTGTTCGAAGCCCGGCGCTGCTTCTCCTGCGGCAACTGTTTCGAATGCGACGGCTGCTACGGCGCCTGCCCCGAACAGGCCATCGTCAAGCTGGGGCCGGGCAAGCGCTACCGCTACGACTACGACCGCTGCACCGGCTGCGCCGTCTGCTACGAGCAATGCCCCTGCCACGCCATAGAAATGATCAGCGAACCGGGAGCCTGA